The following proteins are co-located in the Gorilla gorilla gorilla isolate KB3781 chromosome 7, NHGRI_mGorGor1-v2.1_pri, whole genome shotgun sequence genome:
- the SLC30A8 gene encoding proton-coupled zinc antiporter SLC30A8 isoform X3 gives MEFLERTYLVNDKAAKMYAFTLESVELQQKPVNKDQCPRERPEELESGGMYHCHSGSKPTEKGANEYAYAKWKLCSASAICFIFMIAEVVGGHIAGSLAVVTDAAHLLIDLTSFLLSLFSLWLSSKPPSKRLTFGWHRAEILGALLSILCIWVVTGVLVYLACERLLYPDYQIQATVMIIVSSCAVAANIVLTVVLHQRCLGHNHKEVQANASVRAAFVHALGDLFQSISVLISALIIYFKPEYKIADPVCTFIFSILVLASTITILKDFSILLMEGVPKSLNYSGVKELILAVDGVVSVHSLHIWSLTMNQVILSAHVATAASRDSQVVRREIAKALSKSFTMHSLTIQMESPVDQDPDCLFCEDPCD, from the exons TGTGGAACTCCAACAGAAACCGGTGAATAAAGATCAGTGTCCCAGAGAGAGACCAGAGGAGCTGGAGTCAGGAGGCATGTACCACTGCCACAGTGGCTCCAAGCCCACAGAAAAGGGGGCGAATGAGTACGCCTATGCCAAGTGGAAACTCTGTTCTGCTTCAGCAATATGCTTCATTTTCATGATTGCAGAGGTCGTGG GTGGGCACATTGCTGGGAGTCTTGCTGTCGTCACAGATGCTGCCCACCTCTTAATTGACCTGACCAGTTTCCTGCTCAGTCTCTTCTCCCTGTGGTTGTCATCGAAGCCTCCCTCTAAGCGGCTGACATTTGGATGGCACCGAGCAG AGATCCTTGGTGCCCTGCTCTCCATCCTGTGCATCTGGGTGGTGACTGGCGTGCTAGTGTACCTGGCATGTGAGCGCCTGCTGTATCCTGATTACCAGATCCAGGCGACTGTGATGATCATCGTTTCCAGCTGCGCAGTGGCGGCCAACATTGT ACTAACTGTGGTTTTGCACCAGAGATGCCTTGGCCACAATCACAAGGAAGTACAAGCCAATGCCAGCGTCAGAGCTGCTTTTGTGCATGCCCTTGGAGATCTATTTCAGAGTATCAGTGTGCTAATTAGTGCACTTATTATCTACTTTAAG CCAGAGTATAAAATAGCCGACCCAGTCTGCACATTCATCTTTTCCATCCTGGTCTTGGCCAGCACCATCACTATCTTAAAGGACTTCTCCATCTTACTCATGGAAG GTGTGCCAAAGAGCCTGAATTACAGTGGTGTGAAAGAGCTTATTTTAGCAGTCGACGGGGTGGTGTCTGTGCACAGCCTGCACATCTGGTCTCTAACAATGAATCAAGTAATTCTCTCAGCTCATGTTGCTACAG CAGCCAGCCGGGACAGCCAAGTGGTTCGGAGAGAAATTGCTAAAGCCCTTAGCAAAAGCTTTACGATGCACTCACTCACCATTCAGATGGAATCTCCAGTTGACCAGGACCCCGACTGCCTTTTCTGTGAAGACCCCTGTGACTAG
- the SLC30A8 gene encoding proton-coupled zinc antiporter SLC30A8 isoform X1, with product MYHCHSGSKPTEKGANEYAYAKWKLCSASAICFIFMIAEVVGGHIAGSLAVVTDAAHLLIDLTSFLLSLFSLWLSSKPPSKRLTFGWHRAEILGALLSILCIWVVTGVLVYLACERLLYPDYQIQATVMIIVSSCAVAANIVLTVVLHQRCLGHNHKEVQANASVRAAFVHALGDLFQSISVLISALIIYFKPEYKIADPVCTFIFSILVLASTITILKDFSILLMEGVPKSLNYSGVKELILAVDGVVSVHSLHIWSLTMNQVILSAHVATAASRDSQVVRREIAKALSKSFTMHSLTIQMESPVDQDPDCLFCEDPCD from the exons ATGTACCACTGCCACAGTGGCTCCAAGCCCACAGAAAAGGGGGCGAATGAGTACGCCTATGCCAAGTGGAAACTCTGTTCTGCTTCAGCAATATGCTTCATTTTCATGATTGCAGAGGTCGTGG GTGGGCACATTGCTGGGAGTCTTGCTGTCGTCACAGATGCTGCCCACCTCTTAATTGACCTGACCAGTTTCCTGCTCAGTCTCTTCTCCCTGTGGTTGTCATCGAAGCCTCCCTCTAAGCGGCTGACATTTGGATGGCACCGAGCAG AGATCCTTGGTGCCCTGCTCTCCATCCTGTGCATCTGGGTGGTGACTGGCGTGCTAGTGTACCTGGCATGTGAGCGCCTGCTGTATCCTGATTACCAGATCCAGGCGACTGTGATGATCATCGTTTCCAGCTGCGCAGTGGCGGCCAACATTGT ACTAACTGTGGTTTTGCACCAGAGATGCCTTGGCCACAATCACAAGGAAGTACAAGCCAATGCCAGCGTCAGAGCTGCTTTTGTGCATGCCCTTGGAGATCTATTTCAGAGTATCAGTGTGCTAATTAGTGCACTTATTATCTACTTTAAG CCAGAGTATAAAATAGCCGACCCAGTCTGCACATTCATCTTTTCCATCCTGGTCTTGGCCAGCACCATCACTATCTTAAAGGACTTCTCCATCTTACTCATGGAAG GTGTGCCAAAGAGCCTGAATTACAGTGGTGTGAAAGAGCTTATTTTAGCAGTCGACGGGGTGGTGTCTGTGCACAGCCTGCACATCTGGTCTCTAACAATGAATCAAGTAATTCTCTCAGCTCATGTTGCTACAG CAGCCAGCCGGGACAGCCAAGTGGTTCGGAGAGAAATTGCTAAAGCCCTTAGCAAAAGCTTTACGATGCACTCACTCACCATTCAGATGGAATCTCCAGTTGACCAGGACCCCGACTGCCTTTTCTGTGAAGACCCCTGTGACTAG